A stretch of DNA from Posidoniimonas polymericola:
GTAGGGATCAAACAGCTTCTGTGGGCACCGGCCAATCAGGTTCCAGCCGCCCGGTGACGCGTTAGGGTACACCGCGGTGTACGGGCCGCCGATCGCCACCGCGCCCGCGGGCACGCGGGTCCTTGGCCGTGCGCGACGCGGCACACGCAACCCCTGGGGCAAGCCCTCCAGATAGGCAAAGCCCGGCGCAAAGCCGACCGCACCGACTCTGTAATCCGCGTCGCAGTAGAGCTGCACGACCTCGTCCACGCCGCACCCGGCGTGCTGTGCTACGAGCGGCAGGTCGGGCGCAAAAGCCTCGTCAAAACAAACCGGCAGCGTGTGCACAACCGGCAGGACTGCGGCGGCTTGCGTCGCCATCGCTAGGCTGCTGCGCACCCACGCGGCCACGGTCTCGTGCCGCCGCCCCCCGGAGCCGCAGGGGATGGCGTCCGGGTCGAAGAATATTCCAAGCGCAGTGAACGCCTGCGTAACATCCGTCACGCCGGGCAGCGGGTTGGCCCGCAGCCGATCAGCGAGGGCGGTCACGCGTTGCCGCGAGTCGGTCGCGTCGGGGTCGAGCTGCACCACCAGCGCAGCGTCACCGAGCGGTTCGATGACAGGGGCGGCGGAGGCGGCAGCAGACGGGGACGAGTTAGGCACGGTCGCTATTCTGGCGGGCAACCGGCCGATCGTCCATGCACCGGCTGTCTTATTGAGACGCGTTCACAACACCGCCGCCGACAGGGCCGGCCGCCTCGCCTGTCCGCTACGCCGTACTCCGCCTACAGCGGCCTAGCCGCGGGCCAGGGCGTCGCTCTGGTCGACGAAGTCGTCGCCGTCCCACTCGGTGTCGGCCTTGACCATCTTCTTCTTTTCGTGCTCGGCCTTCTTAGCGGCGCGCGCTTCGGTTTGCCGTCTGACCAAGTCCGCGTGGGTGGTGAAGTACTGCAGCGAGTGCCCCCGGAAATCGTTGAGCGAGTCGAACTTGTGCTTCTCCATGAAGGCCAGCAGCTGCTCCTTCATCGGCGCCACGACGCCGTAGCCGGACTTCATCACGCCGGTGCAGACCTGCACCGTGTGCGAGCCGAGCAGGATGAACTGCGCGGCGTCCTCGCCGGTCTCGACGCCGCCCATGCCGCTGAGCGTGCGGTCTGGGAACTCGTCGCGGAGCACGGTGGCGATCTCCATACACATCCGCAGGGCGATCGGCTTGACCGCCTGGCAGCTGTAGCCGCCCGGCGTGGTGTAGCCCTCGACCGTCGGCTCGGGCCGCAGGGTCTCGAGGTCGACGCCGATTACGCTGCGGATCGTGTTGATCGCCGAGACGCCGTCGCACCCGGCGCGGAGACTCGCCCGCGTAGGGTCCTCGATGTGGGTGACGTTGGGTGTCATCTTGGCCCACACCGGCTTCTTGGCGACTTCCATCACCCAACCGCAGACCTCTTCGAGGATCTCGGGGTCCTCGCCCATCGCGGCGCCCATCTTCCGCTCCGGCAGGCCGTGGGGGCAGCTAAAGTTGAGCTCGAACGAGTCAACGCCCGCCTCCTCGCAGCGACCGATGATCTCCTGCCAGGCGTCCTTGTTGTACTCCTCCATGGCCGAGCAGATCAGCACCCCCTCAGGGTGCGAGTCCTTGAGCGCCTTGAACTCGTCGATCCAGGCCTCGAATGGCCGATCGCTGATCAGCTCGATGTTCTCCCAGCCGTAGATCTCATTAGACCCGTCCGCCTGTGTGTGGCGGCTCCGCAGGCGGCCGTAGCGCGGCTGTACGTTGACCACCTTCGACGCGTCGAGGCTGACCGTCTTGCAGATCACGGCGCCCCACCCCTCGTCTAACGCGCGGCCGATTACCTTGCCGTTCGTGCCTGGAGGGCCCGAGGCAATAACGAACGGGTTAGGGAGCTTGAGCCCGTTGACTGTGGTCGCTAAGGTTGCCATCGCTACCTCAAAGAGTTTGTTAACCACAAAGAATCGAAGACACGAAGGTGTCGCGTCAAGCGCTTCGTGTCCCTTATGATTTTGTGGTTATTTGATTCTCAGGTTTTCGAGCACCTCGTCCAGGGCCGCTGCCAGGTAGTCGGCGTCGTCCGCCGTGAGGCACATCGGCGGCTTGATCCGCAGGGTGTTGCCGTACAAGCCGCCTTTTCCGATCAGCACACCGCGGTGCTTCATCTGCTCCATCACCTCGGCCGCCTCGGTGTTGGCGGGCTCTCTCGACTGCCGGTCGCGGACCAGTTCGACGCCGAGCATCAGGCCCATGCCGCGGACCTCGCCGATCAGCGGGTGCTTGTCCTGCAGGGCAAGTAAGCCTTCCATAAGCCGCCCGCCGACCTCGAGGGCGTTCTGCTGGATGCCGTCCTCGTCGATCACCTCGAGTGTGGCCAGGCCCTGGGTCATGCTGACTGGGTTGCCGCCGAAGGTGTTGAAGTGGATCCGGTTGGTCATCACCTGGCTGATCGCCTCGGTGGTGGTGAAGCCGCCCAGCGGGGCGCCGTTTCCGATGCCCTTCGCCATCGTAATGCCGTCCGGCACGACATCGTAGTTCTGGTGGGCCCAGTAGTGCTTGCCGGTGCGGCCGAAGCCCCCCTGCACCTCATCGGCGATGCAGATGCCGCCGGACCTCCGTACGATCTCGTAGACAATCTGAAAGTACTCCTTCGGCGGCGTGACCGTGCCGCCGACGCCCTGGATCGGCTCACCGATGAAGCACGCCACCTCGCCTGGCGTCTGGTAGCGGATCACCTCCTCGACGTCCCGCGCGCACTTCAGGTCGCACGACGGGTACTCCAGCCCGTACGGGCAGCGGTAGCAGTAGCCGGCGTGCGTGTGGTGCACGCCCGGCGCGTTGTTCTGCTTGAACTTCCAGGTGCCGTGGGCGGTGAGACCCATCGCGGTGGCGGTGCCGCCGTGGTAGCCGTTGCGCAGCGCGATCACCTCGGTGTTGCCGGTGTGCTCGCGGGCGCTGAGGATGGCAATCTCGTTCGCCTCGCTGCCGCTGTTCGTGAAGTAAGAC
This window harbors:
- the preA gene encoding NAD-dependent dihydropyrimidine dehydrogenase subunit PreA is translated as MATLATTVNGLKLPNPFVIASGPPGTNGKVIGRALDEGWGAVICKTVSLDASKVVNVQPRYGRLRSRHTQADGSNEIYGWENIELISDRPFEAWIDEFKALKDSHPEGVLICSAMEEYNKDAWQEIIGRCEEAGVDSFELNFSCPHGLPERKMGAAMGEDPEILEEVCGWVMEVAKKPVWAKMTPNVTHIEDPTRASLRAGCDGVSAINTIRSVIGVDLETLRPEPTVEGYTTPGGYSCQAVKPIALRMCMEIATVLRDEFPDRTLSGMGGVETGEDAAQFILLGSHTVQVCTGVMKSGYGVVAPMKEQLLAFMEKHKFDSLNDFRGHSLQYFTTHADLVRRQTEARAAKKAEHEKKKMVKADTEWDGDDFVDQSDALARG
- a CDS encoding aspartate aminotransferase family protein, which encodes MSTDAKLQLPVIDHTPAPYDGPSREEVIAMRKQYVSPGVITYYKEPLMVVEGKMQYVWDEKGKRYLDAFAGIVTVSVGHCHPKVMEKVNEQNGKLQHTTTIYLHPAIARFAEKLASKMPDGLTRSYFTNSGSEANEIAILSAREHTGNTEVIALRNGYHGGTATAMGLTAHGTWKFKQNNAPGVHHTHAGYCYRCPYGLEYPSCDLKCARDVEEVIRYQTPGEVACFIGEPIQGVGGTVTPPKEYFQIVYEIVRRSGGICIADEVQGGFGRTGKHYWAHQNYDVVPDGITMAKGIGNGAPLGGFTTTEAISQVMTNRIHFNTFGGNPVSMTQGLATLEVIDEDGIQQNALEVGGRLMEGLLALQDKHPLIGEVRGMGLMLGVELVRDRQSREPANTEAAEVMEQMKHRGVLIGKGGLYGNTLRIKPPMCLTADDADYLAAALDEVLENLRIK